In Kangiella koreensis DSM 16069, a single window of DNA contains:
- a CDS encoding UDP-N-acetylmuramoyl-tripeptide--D-alanyl-D-alanine ligase, with protein MIPLSLTTIAEVAKGTLQGSDIIINKVITDSRVDCRDALFIALKGENFDGHQFVEKAKLQGAKALLVEHLVESNLPQVIVSDTEKALGLVAKYVRDQVNPLVIGITGSAGKTTVKEMVASILRQKGNLLATQGNFNNHIGVPLTLLRLKETDQYAVIEMGANHIGEIAYCASLAKPDVSVINNVEAAHIEGFGSVEGVAKAKSEIYQALSEEGTAVINLDSNFADQWIEQFAGLQKITVSRHKDANFVADNCQTQDNGNVIFTMQHTQDGNSQSISVQLPVPGMHNVSNALVAAALASAAGADMEIIKVGLETMVSVKGRLNQFKAANGALIIDDTYNASVASVKAAIDYLTSLSGTKVLVLGDMAELGDESEQYHREVGEYAKENNISQLLVSGHWVKYSTEAFGDKAQWFENKELLVSHLNSVIQSDYKILVKGSRSAQMEQVVDALVAVTADESNLNLGGDS; from the coding sequence ATGATCCCATTAAGTTTAACAACAATTGCTGAAGTAGCCAAAGGCACATTGCAAGGCAGCGATATCATTATTAATAAAGTTATTACTGATAGTCGTGTCGATTGTCGCGACGCTTTATTTATTGCCTTAAAAGGCGAAAATTTTGATGGTCATCAATTTGTCGAAAAAGCAAAACTTCAGGGTGCAAAAGCCTTATTAGTGGAACACTTAGTTGAATCGAATTTACCGCAAGTGATTGTTAGTGACACTGAAAAAGCATTAGGTCTTGTTGCAAAATACGTTCGTGATCAAGTCAACCCCTTAGTGATCGGAATTACTGGTAGTGCTGGTAAAACGACAGTCAAAGAAATGGTCGCTAGCATCCTGCGTCAAAAAGGGAATTTATTAGCGACTCAAGGTAATTTTAATAATCATATTGGGGTCCCGCTGACTTTATTGCGGTTAAAAGAGACAGATCAATATGCAGTCATCGAAATGGGCGCTAACCATATTGGTGAAATTGCTTATTGTGCATCGCTGGCTAAGCCAGATGTCAGTGTCATTAACAATGTTGAAGCGGCTCATATTGAAGGGTTTGGCTCGGTAGAGGGTGTTGCTAAGGCTAAATCAGAAATTTATCAGGCTTTAAGTGAAGAAGGCACTGCTGTAATCAATCTTGACAGTAACTTTGCTGATCAGTGGATAGAGCAATTTGCAGGGCTTCAGAAAATAACAGTTTCGCGCCATAAAGATGCCAACTTTGTTGCAGATAATTGTCAGACACAAGACAACGGCAATGTGATTTTTACTATGCAACATACCCAAGATGGCAACAGCCAAAGTATTAGTGTGCAGCTTCCGGTTCCCGGAATGCACAATGTTTCCAATGCCCTGGTCGCAGCTGCCCTAGCTTCGGCTGCAGGTGCAGATATGGAAATAATTAAAGTTGGCCTGGAAACCATGGTTTCCGTGAAAGGTCGTCTCAATCAGTTTAAAGCAGCCAATGGTGCCTTAATTATTGATGACACTTATAACGCAAGTGTAGCTTCAGTCAAAGCTGCAATCGATTATCTGACCAGCTTATCTGGTACTAAAGTTTTGGTACTTGGGGACATGGCTGAGCTAGGTGATGAAAGTGAGCAATATCACCGCGAAGTCGGCGAATACGCAAAAGAAAATAATATCAGTCAATTATTAGTAAGTGGCCATTGGGTCAAGTACAGCACTGAAGCTTTCGGCGATAAGGCGCAATGGTTTGAAAACAAGGAGCTTCTTGTTTCTCACTTAAACAGTGTTATTCAATCAGATTATAAAATACTAGTAAAAGGCTCACGTAGCGCCCAGATGGAGCAGGTCGTTGATGCATTGGTAGCAGTTACCGCTGATGAGTCCAATTTAAATTTGGGGGGGGATTCATAA
- the mraY gene encoding phospho-N-acetylmuramoyl-pentapeptide-transferase produces MLTWLADYLSQYYSGFNLFQYLTFRSIVSVITALGISLLVGPTMIRRLSKYQIGQTVRDDGPQTHLAKAGTPTMGGALIIFAIVFSSLMWGQLENRYLWVALIALVGFGLVGLADDYIKLVRKDPKGLVARWKYFWQSLIGAGIALYLFYNASPVETQLLVPFLKDVMPQLGVMFIFMAYFVIVGTSNAVNLTDGLDGLAILPTVLVASGLGIFAYVTGNQVFSEYLGIPFIQGVGELVIFCAAIIGAGLGFLWFNTYPAQVFMGDVGALGLGAALGAVAVMVRQELVLFIMGGVFVIETLSVILQVGSYKLTGKRIFRMAPLHHHYELKGWPEPRVIVRFWIISLILVLIGLATLKIR; encoded by the coding sequence ATGCTGACCTGGTTAGCAGATTATTTATCACAGTACTACTCAGGTTTTAACCTGTTTCAGTATTTAACATTTCGATCAATTGTCAGCGTTATTACTGCGTTAGGTATTTCATTGTTAGTAGGGCCAACAATGATCCGTCGTTTGAGTAAATACCAAATTGGACAAACTGTCCGCGACGATGGTCCGCAAACACATTTGGCCAAAGCAGGTACGCCTACTATGGGCGGCGCACTCATCATCTTCGCTATCGTATTTAGCTCATTAATGTGGGGCCAATTAGAGAACCGTTATTTGTGGGTGGCACTCATTGCTTTGGTTGGCTTTGGTTTAGTGGGTTTGGCGGATGACTACATCAAGTTAGTTCGGAAAGATCCTAAAGGACTAGTTGCGCGCTGGAAATATTTTTGGCAGTCATTAATCGGCGCTGGTATTGCACTGTATCTATTTTATAACGCATCGCCAGTTGAAACTCAGTTGCTGGTGCCATTCCTGAAAGATGTGATGCCGCAATTGGGTGTTATGTTTATCTTTATGGCGTATTTCGTGATTGTAGGCACCAGTAATGCCGTCAACTTAACCGATGGCTTAGATGGTTTGGCAATTTTGCCCACAGTCTTAGTAGCCAGCGGTCTTGGTATTTTTGCCTACGTTACCGGCAACCAGGTGTTCTCCGAATATTTAGGTATCCCTTTTATTCAGGGGGTTGGTGAACTGGTCATTTTCTGCGCTGCGATTATTGGTGCGGGCTTAGGGTTTTTATGGTTCAACACCTACCCAGCACAAGTATTTATGGGTGATGTGGGTGCGCTTGGGTTAGGTGCTGCATTAGGTGCCGTGGCCGTGATGGTTCGTCAAGAATTAGTGCTCTTCATTATGGGTGGGGTCTTTGTTATCGAAACCTTATCAGTAATATTGCAGGTCGGCTCATATAAGTTGACAGGAAAACGAATTTTTAGGATGGCACCTTTACATCACCACTACGAACTAAAAGGTTGGCCAGAGCCTCGCGTCATCGTGCGCTTCTGGATTATTTCGTTGATTTTAGTATTGATTGGTTTAGCAACCCTAAAAATACGCTAA
- the murG gene encoding undecaprenyldiphospho-muramoylpentapeptide beta-N-acetylglucosaminyltransferase, producing MNKRILLMAGGTGGHIFPALAVGHALEQEGWSLHWLGSVGGMEQELIPQHGIPMTLLPVKGIRNKGLVSLIKAPFQLLNSIFLARKAIKKFKPDVVLGMGGFASGPGGIAAKLCGVPLVIHEQNAVAGMTNNQLNRFSRWTLQAYPGAFQESNKVKTVGNPVRQDIGSDKDPALRIESDEKSVHILVIGGSRGAAVFNEELPETFSRVNSGLKVQVRHQCGKGNYDAVLERYQQHGTSKVTVEVSEFITDMARAYEWADLVVCRAGALTVAEIAMAGCVAIFVPYPHAVDDHQTYNARYLADQGAALIIQQHDLSKERLAQEITALANDKEHLIDMARKAQALARPEATQKVAEYCKKAAEEKAAKTAREQV from the coding sequence ATGAATAAGAGAATTCTGTTAATGGCTGGTGGAACGGGTGGCCATATATTCCCTGCATTGGCAGTTGGACATGCATTGGAGCAAGAAGGCTGGAGTTTGCATTGGTTAGGCTCAGTGGGGGGCATGGAGCAGGAACTGATTCCTCAACATGGTATCCCAATGACTTTGCTACCCGTAAAAGGGATTCGTAATAAAGGTTTGGTGTCTTTGATTAAGGCGCCATTCCAGTTGCTTAACAGTATTTTTTTAGCTCGTAAGGCAATCAAAAAATTTAAACCTGATGTGGTGCTTGGCATGGGCGGTTTTGCCAGCGGTCCGGGTGGAATCGCTGCCAAGCTGTGCGGAGTACCTTTGGTGATTCATGAGCAAAATGCAGTTGCCGGTATGACCAATAATCAGCTAAACCGTTTCAGCCGTTGGACGTTGCAGGCTTATCCGGGCGCTTTTCAGGAAAGCAATAAAGTGAAAACGGTTGGCAATCCTGTAAGACAGGATATTGGCAGTGATAAAGACCCTGCTCTGCGAATTGAGTCTGATGAGAAAAGTGTTCACATTTTAGTGATTGGTGGTAGCCGTGGTGCAGCGGTGTTTAATGAAGAGTTACCGGAAACATTTAGTCGTGTTAATAGTGGCTTAAAAGTTCAGGTACGACATCAATGTGGTAAAGGAAATTACGATGCCGTATTAGAGCGATATCAACAACACGGTACTAGCAAAGTAACCGTTGAAGTCAGCGAATTTATTACTGATATGGCACGAGCCTATGAGTGGGCTGATCTGGTTGTGTGTCGTGCAGGAGCGCTAACGGTGGCTGAGATTGCCATGGCAGGTTGCGTTGCAATATTTGTGCCTTATCCTCATGCGGTTGATGACCATCAAACTTATAACGCGCGGTATTTAGCTGACCAAGGTGCTGCATTAATTATTCAACAGCATGACTTAAGCAAAGAAAGATTGGCGCAAGAAATTACTGCGCTAGCAAATGATAAAGAGCACTTAATTGATATGGCACGAAAAGCACAAGCTTTAGCAAGGCCTGAAGCAACGCAAAAAGTTGCTGAATATTGCAAGAAAGCTGCTGAAG
- the murD gene encoding UDP-N-acetylmuramoyl-L-alanine--D-glutamate ligase, translating to MQQKDIAYKNRLILGLGQTGLAVARYLSALRQPFNVMDTRDIAPGHEELEKLAPGSLLKWNGQQFTEYDELVVSPGIAIARDDIQAAQESGVSVIGDIELFAQANTLPVIAITGSNGKSTVTDLVGELINASGKKALVGGNIGVPALDLLKLEGDYVALELSSFQLESTRSLEPVAATVLNVSEDHLDRYKNYQEYIDAKRSIYAKARTCLVNADDENTWIKSAESGQNILRFGLSNNSDKIDWAVDFETCTIMHDGNEILKLDELTLQGIHNALNVAVALALVDIAEIELTQAVLDAAKSYQGLPHRSQLVAIKDGITFINDSKATNVGATVAAIHSFEPQFGKNIILIAGGDAKGADLSSLQEIIKETVKAVVCFGKDAPAIAKLAPAKTQLVSNLEEAVRIAYEQAQKGDLVLLSPACASLDMFANYMQRGEQFAHLVEAL from the coding sequence ATGCAACAAAAAGATATCGCGTATAAAAATCGCTTGATACTCGGTCTGGGACAGACTGGGCTTGCGGTTGCGCGTTATTTATCTGCATTGCGCCAACCTTTTAATGTTATGGATACGCGTGACATTGCGCCAGGCCATGAAGAGTTGGAAAAACTCGCGCCAGGATCGTTACTGAAATGGAATGGTCAGCAGTTTACAGAATACGATGAGTTGGTAGTTAGCCCAGGTATTGCCATTGCTCGTGATGATATTCAGGCAGCACAAGAATCGGGCGTTAGTGTAATAGGTGATATCGAATTATTTGCTCAAGCCAATACATTACCGGTTATTGCTATCACCGGCTCTAATGGAAAAAGTACCGTCACTGACTTGGTGGGCGAGTTAATTAATGCCAGCGGAAAGAAAGCATTGGTGGGCGGTAATATTGGAGTTCCAGCCTTAGATCTTCTTAAGCTTGAAGGCGACTATGTGGCACTTGAATTGTCGAGTTTTCAATTAGAAAGTACACGCAGTTTAGAACCTGTAGCAGCGACCGTTTTGAATGTCAGTGAAGATCACTTAGATCGCTATAAAAATTATCAAGAATATATTGATGCCAAGCGAAGTATTTATGCGAAAGCTAGAACTTGTCTGGTCAATGCTGATGATGAAAATACTTGGATTAAGTCTGCAGAAAGTGGACAGAATATACTGCGCTTTGGTCTCAGTAATAATAGTGACAAGATTGATTGGGCAGTGGATTTCGAAACCTGCACAATCATGCATGATGGAAATGAAATCCTGAAATTAGATGAGTTGACATTACAGGGTATACATAATGCGCTAAATGTAGCCGTTGCATTAGCATTAGTAGATATCGCAGAAATCGAACTGACGCAGGCTGTTTTAGATGCAGCAAAATCCTATCAAGGTTTGCCACATCGTAGTCAGTTAGTGGCCATCAAAGATGGTATCACATTCATCAATGATTCAAAGGCAACCAATGTTGGTGCAACAGTTGCAGCTATTCATAGTTTCGAGCCGCAGTTTGGTAAAAATATCATCCTGATTGCTGGTGGCGATGCAAAAGGTGCTGACTTATCCAGTTTGCAAGAGATCATTAAAGAAACCGTCAAAGCTGTAGTATGTTTTGGTAAAGATGCACCAGCTATTGCAAAATTAGCACCAGCAAAAACACAGTTGGTCAGTAATTTAGAAGAAGCTGTACGCATTGCTTATGAACAAGCTCAGAAGGGCGACCTGGTTTTGTTGTCACCAGCTTGTGCCAGTTTGGATATGTTTGCCAACTATATGCAGCGAGGCGAACAGTTTGCTCACTTGGTGGAGGCGCTATGA
- the ftsW gene encoding putative lipid II flippase FtsW has translation MTSILKTLRVSDFIEQLKLSDRRTRLDPWLLGPVMILLAIGVMMVASSSMPFAEDHMNGNEFHFLIRHIIYLSIALVAAMLVLQLDTRFWQVNGIYMLLFGIVLLMLVLVIGREVNGSKRWIGIGPMTVQPAELMKFFIVTYLAGYLVRRSDELQTQIKGFTKPLLVIGLVVAFLLLQPDFGSSAVIVATALAMLFLAGAKLWQFISLTAFVGVVMALVAWKEPYRMKRLTSFLDPWADQFGSGYQLVQSLIAFGRGDWFGVGLGNSVQKLSYLPEAHTDFVFAVFAEEFGFIGVLLVITLFAIILLRSLSIGRRALKMEQYFAAYVTYGFGFWLSLQALINIGVSSGSLPTKGLTLPFISYGGNSLIVTCMAIAIILRVDFEVRRREHEFAKVKRAYRSAKGGQNDE, from the coding sequence ATGACTAGCATCCTTAAAACATTAAGAGTGAGCGACTTTATTGAGCAATTAAAACTGTCCGACCGACGTACCCGCCTGGATCCTTGGTTGCTTGGGCCAGTGATGATCTTATTAGCGATTGGCGTGATGATGGTTGCCTCAAGTTCAATGCCTTTTGCAGAAGATCATATGAATGGCAACGAATTTCACTTCCTTATTCGTCACATTATTTATTTATCCATTGCATTAGTGGCAGCAATGCTAGTGCTGCAACTGGATACACGTTTCTGGCAAGTGAATGGTATCTACATGCTGTTATTTGGCATCGTGTTGTTAATGCTGGTGTTGGTGATTGGCAGAGAAGTAAATGGTAGTAAGCGCTGGATTGGCATTGGCCCAATGACGGTGCAACCAGCCGAGCTGATGAAGTTTTTCATAGTGACCTATTTAGCTGGTTACCTGGTGCGTCGTAGTGATGAACTACAAACACAAATTAAAGGGTTTACCAAACCACTGTTAGTGATTGGATTAGTAGTCGCTTTCTTACTGTTGCAACCGGACTTTGGGTCATCGGCGGTGATTGTAGCAACTGCTCTTGCGATGCTGTTTTTAGCTGGTGCAAAACTTTGGCAATTTATTTCGCTAACTGCTTTTGTGGGTGTAGTGATGGCTTTAGTGGCTTGGAAAGAGCCTTATCGCATGAAGCGGTTGACCAGTTTCCTTGACCCATGGGCAGATCAATTCGGTAGTGGATATCAGTTAGTGCAGTCACTTATTGCTTTTGGCCGTGGTGACTGGTTTGGTGTCGGCCTTGGTAATAGTGTGCAAAAGTTGTCCTATCTACCGGAAGCACATACTGACTTTGTATTTGCAGTGTTTGCTGAAGAGTTTGGCTTTATAGGAGTACTGCTCGTTATAACTTTATTCGCCATCATTTTGTTGCGCAGCCTGAGTATCGGTCGACGTGCTTTAAAAATGGAACAGTATTTTGCTGCTTATGTGACCTACGGTTTTGGCTTTTGGTTAAGTCTACAAGCGTTAATCAATATTGGTGTTTCAAGCGGTAGTCTACCAACGAAAGGCTTAACGTTACCGTTTATAAGTTACGGTGGTAACTCGCTGATTGTTACTTGCATGGCAATAGCTATTATTTTGCGAGTCGACTTTGAAGTGCGTCGTCGTGAACATGAGTTCGCTAAAGTGAAGCGTGCGTATCGATCAGCAAAGGGAGGGCAGAATGATGAATAA